In Streptomyces capitiformicae, one genomic interval encodes:
- a CDS encoding Uma2 family endonuclease has product MTVLEDRIEMAENSGELTLDTMFEWLEKMPVPEGFKVEIVEGNIFMSPQRDTHWEIILDIIEQLRTRYPRQRLKSDVRIDYPGYLNGFATDVTLLSEAAVKDAKGLWHHEDVEFVAEVISKKTAANDYGPKKIAYATAEVPVYLIADPYQGRCHIYTHPKNGDYITETTLPFGDELDLTDTVIGLTLRTDEFPRN; this is encoded by the coding sequence ATGACCGTCCTTGAAGACAGGATCGAGATGGCCGAGAACAGCGGCGAACTCACGCTCGACACGATGTTCGAGTGGCTGGAGAAGATGCCCGTCCCCGAGGGATTCAAGGTCGAGATCGTCGAGGGGAACATCTTCATGTCGCCACAGCGGGACACCCACTGGGAGATCATCCTGGACATCATCGAGCAGTTGCGGACCAGGTATCCCCGCCAGCGCCTGAAGTCCGACGTCCGCATCGACTACCCGGGGTACCTCAACGGCTTCGCCACCGACGTGACCCTCTTGTCCGAAGCCGCCGTCAAGGACGCCAAGGGGCTGTGGCACCACGAGGACGTCGAGTTCGTCGCCGAGGTCATCTCCAAGAAGACCGCGGCGAACGACTACGGCCCCAAGAAGATCGCATACGCCACCGCCGAGGTGCCCGTCTACCTCATCGCGGACCCCTACCAGGGCCGGTGCCACATCTACACGCACCCCAAGAACGGCGACTACATCACCGAGACGACCCTCCCCTTCGGCGACGAACTCGACCTCACCGACACCGTGATCGGTCTGACCCTCAGGACCGACGAGTTCCCGCGGAACTGA
- a CDS encoding glycosyltransferase family protein: MGENSVSGGRQGQVVQTGSIQHLTLNSLAEAPAVLPRYLQNADRWPLAGAWNALAAGAHRARPGEDGTELPPYVRRDVDDELRDRVRTAAERGGLVLVLGDSTAGKTRATFEAVRHVLPGHRVIVPPSRSAHPGRAPDAVERAGVPCLVWLDDLERHLGPDGLEADVLDELVALGVPVIATMRRKEYTKFYAPGDGDGGGHPLADLGDRVLRRAAVIELDRLWSTAELERAGACDDSRIADAVAHHGPHGIAEYLAAGPVLLRDWRQARTSIGHARGAALVATAVDLARTGLRGPYPRELLAELHEHHLSAAGGAVLRPEPLEAAFEWAAHVRYGVTSLLMPGDGDRWKAFDYLLDHSGTPVADPVWEAALAHAAGDTDKVLISLSAIGSAPHISWRAISSLSIVGLGEAVHALMFAMARCGETKDAEDLFRDSDHVIRPFLADRFAAKLLREDLADEPEPWLRETAGTSSPEETAVALARTLVGRGAHDEALALLRGALQAGAGHRAAACEMAQVLGASLVQDGRVDDAEALFRHLFDTGFGGKVMQLGAVLALHGRLDDLIEVEPTIDFDTGQSGVVVRVVKHMPPPPDRTPLA; encoded by the coding sequence ATGGGGGAGAACAGCGTCTCCGGTGGCCGCCAGGGCCAGGTCGTCCAGACCGGGTCGATCCAGCACCTGACCTTGAACTCGCTGGCGGAGGCCCCCGCCGTCCTGCCCCGCTACCTCCAGAACGCCGACCGCTGGCCTCTCGCCGGCGCCTGGAACGCCCTGGCCGCCGGCGCCCACCGGGCCCGCCCCGGCGAGGACGGCACCGAACTGCCGCCCTACGTACGCCGCGACGTGGACGACGAACTGCGCGACCGGGTCCGCACGGCGGCGGAGCGCGGCGGACTCGTGCTGGTCCTCGGCGACTCGACGGCGGGCAAGACACGGGCCACGTTCGAGGCCGTACGGCACGTACTGCCCGGCCACCGGGTGATCGTCCCGCCCAGCCGCTCGGCCCACCCGGGAAGGGCGCCCGACGCGGTCGAGCGGGCCGGCGTCCCGTGTCTGGTCTGGCTCGACGACCTGGAGCGACATCTCGGCCCCGACGGCCTCGAAGCCGATGTCCTCGACGAACTCGTCGCCCTCGGGGTGCCGGTGATCGCGACGATGCGGCGCAAGGAGTACACGAAGTTCTACGCGCCGGGTGACGGTGACGGCGGCGGTCATCCCCTGGCCGACCTCGGCGACCGGGTTCTGCGCCGGGCCGCCGTCATCGAGTTGGACCGCCTGTGGAGCACGGCCGAGCTGGAGCGGGCCGGCGCCTGCGACGACTCCCGCATCGCCGACGCGGTCGCCCATCACGGGCCGCACGGCATCGCCGAGTATCTGGCGGCGGGCCCGGTGCTGCTCCGCGACTGGCGCCAGGCCCGTACGTCGATCGGGCACGCCCGGGGAGCGGCGCTCGTCGCGACGGCCGTCGATCTGGCGCGTACGGGGTTGCGGGGGCCGTATCCGCGGGAGCTACTGGCCGAGCTGCACGAACACCATCTGTCGGCGGCGGGCGGCGCCGTCCTGCGCCCCGAGCCGCTGGAGGCGGCGTTCGAGTGGGCGGCGCATGTGCGGTACGGGGTGACCAGTCTGCTCATGCCGGGGGACGGGGATCGGTGGAAGGCCTTCGACTATCTGCTGGACCACAGCGGGACGCCGGTGGCGGATCCGGTGTGGGAGGCGGCACTGGCACACGCGGCCGGTGACACCGACAAGGTGCTCATCAGCCTGAGCGCCATCGGCTCGGCTCCCCACATCTCGTGGCGGGCGATATCAAGCCTCAGCATCGTGGGCCTCGGTGAGGCCGTCCATGCCCTCATGTTCGCGATGGCTCGCTGCGGCGAAACCAAGGATGCCGAGGACCTGTTCCGCGACAGCGACCACGTCATTCGCCCGTTTCTCGCCGACCGGTTCGCCGCCAAGCTGCTGCGGGAAGACCTCGCGGACGAACCCGAACCATGGCTGCGGGAAACAGCCGGCACCAGCAGCCCGGAAGAAACGGCCGTCGCGCTTGCCCGCACGCTGGTCGGCAGGGGTGCGCACGACGAGGCCCTGGCTCTGCTCCGCGGCGCACTCCAAGCGGGAGCCGGTCACCGCGCGGCCGCCTGCGAGATGGCGCAGGTGCTGGGTGCGTCGCTGGTCCAGGACGGCCGCGTAGACGATGCCGAAGCCCTGTTCCGCCACCTGTTCGACACCGGATTCGGTGGGAAGGTGATGCAGCTCGGGGCTGTGCTGGCGCTGCACGGGAGACTCGACGACCTGATCGAGGTCGAGCCCACGATCGACTTCGACACCGGGCAATCCGGTGTCGTCGTGCGAGTGGTGAAACATATGCCTCCTCCCCCCGACCGAACCCCCCTTGCCTAG
- a CDS encoding ATP-binding cassette domain-containing protein has translation MGGYDGYNGYNGYDGYDGYAVRAEGLEKRYGEKRALDGFDLTVREGTVHGLLGPNGAGKTTAVRILSTLVRLDGGRATVAGLDVARRPREVRARIGLTGQYAAVDEVLTGRQNLEMFGRLFHLGGRRAKLRATELLERFDLADAADKGVGDYSGGMRRRLDLAASMILAPAVLFLDEPTTGLDPRSRGEVWESVRALVADGTTVLLTTQYLEEADKLASHITVIDQGRAIADDTPDGLKNLVGGDRIEVVVAERSDIPRVVKAVARVSDGEPEADEGESRVHAPVVDRVAALTEVARTLQDEGVQVEDIGLRRPSLDDVFLRLTGHRTDVSEAKEAAV, from the coding sequence ATGGGTGGATACGACGGATACAACGGATACAACGGATACGACGGATACGACGGATACGCGGTACGGGCGGAAGGTCTGGAGAAGCGGTACGGCGAGAAACGCGCGCTCGACGGCTTCGACCTGACCGTCCGCGAGGGCACGGTGCACGGCCTCCTGGGCCCGAACGGCGCGGGCAAGACCACCGCCGTACGCATCCTTTCCACGCTCGTACGACTCGACGGCGGCCGCGCGACCGTGGCCGGCCTCGACGTGGCGCGGCGGCCGCGCGAGGTGCGGGCCAGGATCGGTCTGACCGGCCAGTACGCGGCTGTGGACGAGGTGTTGACCGGCCGGCAGAACCTGGAGATGTTCGGGCGGCTGTTCCACCTGGGCGGTCGGCGGGCGAAGCTGCGGGCCACCGAACTGCTGGAGCGGTTCGACCTGGCCGACGCCGCCGACAAGGGCGTCGGCGACTACAGCGGCGGCATGCGGCGCCGCCTCGACCTCGCCGCGTCGATGATCCTCGCCCCGGCCGTCCTCTTCCTCGACGAGCCGACGACGGGACTGGACCCTCGCAGCCGGGGTGAAGTCTGGGAGTCCGTACGGGCGTTGGTGGCCGACGGCACGACGGTCCTGCTGACCACCCAGTACCTGGAGGAGGCCGACAAGCTCGCCTCGCACATCACCGTCATCGACCAGGGGCGGGCCATCGCCGACGACACCCCGGACGGACTGAAGAACCTCGTCGGCGGCGACCGTATCGAGGTCGTGGTCGCCGAGCGGTCCGACATACCGCGCGTGGTGAAGGCGGTCGCCCGGGTCTCCGACGGCGAACCCGAGGCCGACGAGGGGGAGTCGCGGGTGCACGCACCGGTCGTCGACCGGGTGGCCGCCCTGACCGAGGTGGCGCGGACGCTGCAGGACGAGGGCGTCCAGGTCGAGGACATCGGGCTGCGCAGGCCGAGCCTCGACGACGTGTTCCTGCGCCTGACCGGACACCGTACGGACGTATCGGAAGCGAAGGAGGCTGCCGTATGA
- the yidD gene encoding membrane protein insertion efficiency factor YidD encodes MSTLVTARPAVRSPDPAAPAPRGRAACALYSAVVHYRRRISPATPPRCPYTPTCSTYAVQALHRHGALRGGLLTIRRLLRCTPAEAERRHGVDPVPADRRPDRPKSG; translated from the coding sequence GTGTCGACCCTGGTCACGGCGCGGCCCGCCGTGAGGTCGCCGGACCCGGCCGCCCCCGCTCCGCGAGGCCGCGCCGCCTGTGCCCTCTACTCCGCCGTCGTCCACTACCGCCGCCGGATCAGCCCGGCCACCCCGCCCCGCTGCCCGTACACGCCGACCTGCTCGACCTACGCCGTGCAGGCCCTGCACCGCCACGGCGCGCTGCGCGGCGGCCTGCTGACGATCCGTCGCCTCCTGCGCTGCACCCCGGCCGAGGCCGAGCGACGGCACGGTGTGGATCCGGTACCCGCCGACCGCCGCCCCGACCGCCCCAAGTCCGGTTAG
- a CDS encoding aldo/keto reductase produces the protein MKYTQLGRTGLKVSRLVLGTMNFGPQTDEADSHAIMDAALDAGINFFDTANVYGWGENKGRTESIIGSWFAKGGDRRDKVVLATKVYGNMAASQDAWPNHDKLSALNIRRAVDASLKRLRTDYIDVYQFHHVDRATPFEEIWQAIDVLVQQGKILYVGSSNFPGYKIAQANEIAARRGGTIGLVSEQCLYNLAERRAEMEVIPAAQEYGLGVIPWSPLHGGLLGGVIKKEVEGGRRASGRSADALANTAVRAQVQAYEDLLDKHGIEPGEAALAWLLTRPGVTGPIVGPRTAQQLESALRAVELELGEELLTSLDEIFPGPGPSPEAFAW, from the coding sequence ATGAAGTACACACAGCTCGGACGCACGGGCCTCAAGGTCAGCCGACTGGTTCTCGGGACCATGAACTTCGGGCCGCAGACCGACGAAGCGGACAGTCACGCGATCATGGACGCGGCGCTGGACGCGGGGATCAACTTCTTCGACACGGCGAACGTGTACGGCTGGGGCGAGAACAAGGGTCGTACGGAATCGATCATCGGCAGCTGGTTCGCCAAGGGCGGCGACCGGCGTGACAAGGTCGTGCTCGCCACCAAGGTGTACGGGAACATGGCGGCGTCCCAGGACGCCTGGCCCAACCACGACAAGCTCTCCGCCCTGAACATCCGGCGGGCCGTCGACGCCAGCCTCAAGCGGCTCCGGACGGACTACATCGACGTCTACCAGTTCCACCACGTCGACCGCGCCACTCCCTTCGAGGAGATCTGGCAGGCGATCGACGTTCTCGTCCAGCAGGGCAAGATCCTCTACGTCGGCTCCTCCAACTTCCCCGGCTACAAGATCGCCCAGGCCAACGAGATCGCCGCCCGCCGCGGCGGCACCATCGGCCTCGTCAGCGAGCAGTGCCTCTACAACCTCGCCGAGCGCCGCGCCGAGATGGAGGTCATCCCGGCCGCGCAGGAGTACGGCCTCGGGGTCATCCCCTGGTCGCCGCTGCACGGCGGGCTGCTCGGTGGTGTCATCAAGAAGGAGGTCGAGGGTGGCCGCCGCGCCTCCGGCCGTTCCGCCGACGCCCTCGCCAATACCGCCGTACGCGCCCAGGTCCAGGCGTACGAGGACCTTCTCGACAAACACGGCATCGAGCCCGGCGAGGCCGCTCTGGCCTGGCTGCTGACGCGGCCCGGTGTCACCGGCCCGATCGTCGGCCCGCGCACGGCGCAGCAGCTCGAATCCGCGCTACGGGCGGTGGAGCTGGAGCTGGGCGAGGAGTTGCTGACGTCACTGGACGAGATCTTCCCGGGCCCGGGCCCGTCGCCGGAAGCCTTCGCCTGGTAA
- a CDS encoding MFS transporter: MRTKRSLGREFRWLWAAYAVSAVGTWLAFDAFPLIAVLVLDVGPAEVSALAAIGPAVGAAVAVPLGPWVEFRRKRPVMIAMDLVRCAALLTVPAAYVLDLLTFPQLLLVSVVVAAADITFTAASGAYLKALVPPGDLLVANGRFEATTWTTTMLGPPLGGAAIGLFGPVLTVLANAISFLLSAVGIRAIGGGTDPRPARAEAPARAEAPAQTEAPAQTEAASRLRPGDLLDGWRHILGSPALRPLFLNTVLVNGLIMATAPLLMVLMVGELGFSPWQYGLAFAVPCAGGLIGSRLSRRLVARYGSHRVLLTAGALRACWSLGLAFVHPGVSGLVLVMAVELGLITCAGVFNPVSATYRLNETPPDRVARTLSAWSATVKLTIAALTALWGLLAAATGPRLAIALAGLLLLATPLLLPRRQPTRPAPDNAPTTA; encoded by the coding sequence ATACGGACCAAGCGGTCGCTGGGGCGGGAGTTCCGCTGGTTATGGGCGGCATATGCGGTCAGTGCGGTCGGTACGTGGCTGGCGTTCGACGCGTTTCCGTTGATCGCGGTGCTCGTGCTGGACGTCGGGCCGGCAGAGGTGTCGGCGCTCGCGGCGATCGGGCCGGCGGTGGGGGCGGCGGTGGCGGTGCCGCTCGGGCCGTGGGTGGAGTTCCGCCGCAAGCGGCCGGTGATGATCGCGATGGACCTGGTCCGGTGCGCGGCGCTGCTGACGGTACCCGCCGCGTACGTTCTCGACCTCCTCACCTTTCCCCAACTGCTCCTCGTCTCGGTGGTCGTCGCGGCGGCCGACATCACCTTCACCGCGGCGAGCGGCGCGTATCTGAAGGCCCTCGTCCCGCCCGGTGACCTCCTCGTCGCGAACGGCCGCTTCGAGGCCACGACCTGGACCACCACGATGCTCGGCCCGCCCCTGGGCGGCGCCGCGATCGGCCTGTTCGGCCCGGTGCTGACCGTACTGGCCAACGCGATCAGCTTCCTGCTGTCGGCGGTGGGGATCCGCGCGATCGGTGGCGGTACGGACCCGCGTCCGGCCCGGGCGGAGGCACCGGCCCGGGCGGAGGCACCGGCACAGACGGAGGCACCGGCACAGACGGAGGCAGCGTCCCGGCTCCGCCCCGGTGATCTGCTGGACGGCTGGCGGCACATCCTCGGCAGCCCGGCGCTGCGTCCTCTGTTCCTCAACACGGTGCTGGTCAACGGCCTGATCATGGCGACCGCACCGCTGCTGATGGTCCTGATGGTCGGCGAACTCGGCTTCTCCCCCTGGCAGTACGGCCTCGCCTTCGCGGTCCCCTGCGCGGGCGGCCTGATCGGCTCCCGCCTCTCGCGGCGGCTGGTCGCCCGCTACGGCTCGCACCGGGTCCTGCTGACCGCAGGGGCACTGCGGGCCTGCTGGTCGCTGGGGCTGGCGTTCGTCCACCCCGGAGTCAGCGGACTCGTCCTGGTCATGGCGGTCGAACTCGGCCTGATCACCTGCGCGGGCGTCTTCAACCCGGTGAGCGCCACATACCGCCTCAACGAGACCCCGCCCGACCGAGTGGCCCGTACCCTCTCCGCCTGGTCGGCCACCGTCAAACTCACGATCGCGGCCCTGACGGCCCTGTGGGGCCTCCTGGCCGCCGCCACCGGCCCGCGCCTCGCGATCGCCCTGGCGGGCCTGCTCCTCCTGGCGACCCCACTCCTGCTTCCCCGCCGTCAGCCGACCCGCCCCGCCCCCGACAACGCCCCCACTACGGCATGA
- a CDS encoding GDSL-type esterase/lipase family protein, translating into MLRFMPVGDSMTIGSAGEHTWRYRLWQHLRATHDGPFKIVGPREALYDKATNTPTSYEYADTHPRFPRAHLAGWGEGWLHMAPVIADAVRAHRANVLLVSLGLIDLGFYTNAEQTAENTHRFVTAAREADPRIRMVMLPVIPNVRAETDAPFAAQVARFNELLAKTTADLDEPRSPLLLASPPPAYDIHRDTYDGTHPNASGEHKIAAAFAGAMHEAWGLGGAYDVS; encoded by the coding sequence ATGCTCAGGTTCATGCCCGTAGGCGACTCCATGACCATCGGAAGCGCGGGCGAACACACATGGCGCTACCGGCTCTGGCAGCATCTGCGCGCGACCCACGACGGCCCGTTCAAGATCGTCGGCCCGCGCGAGGCCCTCTACGACAAGGCCACGAACACGCCCACGTCGTACGAGTACGCCGACACCCACCCCCGCTTCCCCCGGGCCCACCTCGCCGGCTGGGGCGAGGGCTGGCTGCACATGGCCCCGGTGATCGCCGACGCCGTCCGCGCCCACCGCGCGAACGTCCTCCTCGTCTCCCTCGGCCTCATCGACCTGGGCTTCTACACGAACGCCGAGCAGACCGCAGAGAACACCCACCGCTTCGTCACCGCCGCCCGCGAGGCCGACCCGCGCATCCGCATGGTCATGCTCCCGGTGATCCCGAACGTCCGCGCCGAGACCGACGCCCCCTTCGCCGCGCAGGTCGCCCGCTTCAACGAACTCCTCGCCAAAACGACCGCCGACCTCGACGAACCCCGCTCCCCTCTCCTCCTGGCGTCCCCGCCCCCCGCGTACGACATCCACCGGGACACCTACGACGGCACCCACCCCAACGCCTCCGGCGAACACAAGATCGCGGCGGCGTTCGCGGGGGCGATGCATGAGGCGTGGGGGCTGGGCGGCGCGTACGACGTGTCGTAG
- the thpR gene encoding RNA 2',3'-cyclic phosphodiesterase gives MRLFAAVLPPADVVDELRLLIGGLKGRTGADRLRWTEPPGWHFTLAFYGEVDDDVVPELSRRLERAAHRTAPFPLALRGGGQFGHGRALWTGAEGDLETLRLLADRAEAAGRKAGLDMGEHRRYTPHLTVARSRHALDVRPYVAALDAFAGLRWTVAELAMVRSNLPTSGVAGEQPRYEVVGRWGLGAGG, from the coding sequence ATGAGACTGTTTGCCGCGGTGCTGCCGCCCGCCGATGTCGTCGATGAACTGCGGCTGCTGATCGGGGGGTTGAAGGGGCGGACCGGTGCCGACCGGTTGCGGTGGACCGAGCCGCCCGGATGGCACTTCACGCTCGCCTTCTACGGCGAGGTCGACGACGACGTCGTACCGGAACTGTCCCGGCGACTGGAACGCGCCGCCCACCGCACCGCCCCGTTCCCGCTGGCGCTGCGGGGCGGTGGACAGTTCGGACACGGCCGGGCGCTGTGGACGGGGGCCGAGGGGGACCTGGAGACCCTGCGGCTGCTCGCCGACCGGGCGGAGGCGGCGGGGCGCAAGGCCGGGCTGGACATGGGGGAGCACCGCCGTTACACGCCCCACCTGACCGTGGCCCGCAGCCGGCACGCCCTCGACGTACGGCCGTACGTCGCCGCCCTCGACGCCTTCGCCGGGCTGAGATGGACCGTCGCCGAGCTGGCGATGGTGCGCAGCAATCTGCCGACGTCCGGGGTGGCGGGGGAGCAGCCGCGGTACGAGGTGGTCGGCCGTTGGGGTCTGGGGGCGGGCGGTTAG
- a CDS encoding WD40 repeat domain-containing protein, whose protein sequence is MRRPHPLRTGLAGLAALSALLFAALSAATVTPAIADDGDDGFTMKDPGITESSGLAASRQHPGVYWTHNDSDDGAYLYAVDSKTGETVATLTLTGVGTPRDMEAISIGPDNHLYVGDIGDNDGVTWPYVWIYDLPEPKELKDRTIRATQYVVKYEDGARDAEALMVHPKTGRVYIADKNENGGSLYEGPAELSASGTNVFKRVASVPDLEVTDGAFSPDGKQLALRAYFGGILYDWNDGKIKKVERLEVPLQRQGESLTFTTDGSKIMYGSEGQGSSVVARDAPGGGSGGGSGSSSGDGGGDDGSDTAQSDGEGAGSGFKLGALAVAGAVVVVWVFKRALRRPSS, encoded by the coding sequence ATGCGCCGTCCACACCCCCTCCGCACAGGACTCGCGGGCCTGGCCGCACTCTCCGCGCTCCTGTTCGCCGCCCTGTCGGCGGCCACCGTGACCCCCGCGATCGCCGATGACGGCGACGACGGGTTCACGATGAAGGACCCGGGGATCACCGAGTCCAGCGGGCTCGCCGCCTCGCGTCAGCACCCGGGGGTCTACTGGACCCACAACGACAGCGACGACGGGGCGTACCTCTACGCCGTCGACAGCAAGACGGGGGAGACCGTCGCCACCCTCACGTTGACCGGTGTCGGCACGCCGCGTGACATGGAGGCGATCTCCATCGGCCCGGACAACCACCTCTACGTCGGTGACATCGGTGACAACGATGGCGTGACCTGGCCGTACGTGTGGATCTACGATCTCCCGGAGCCGAAGGAGCTCAAGGACCGGACGATCCGGGCCACGCAGTACGTGGTGAAGTACGAGGACGGGGCGCGGGACGCGGAGGCGCTGATGGTGCATCCGAAGACCGGGCGGGTGTACATCGCCGACAAGAACGAGAACGGGGGGTCGTTGTACGAGGGACCCGCCGAACTCTCCGCCTCCGGCACGAACGTCTTCAAGCGCGTCGCCTCCGTCCCCGACCTGGAGGTCACGGACGGCGCGTTCTCGCCCGACGGCAAACAGCTCGCCCTGCGCGCCTACTTCGGCGGCATCCTCTACGACTGGAACGACGGCAAGATCAAGAAGGTCGAGCGGCTGGAGGTCCCGTTGCAGCGGCAGGGGGAGTCGCTGACCTTCACCACCGACGGCTCCAAGATCATGTACGGCAGTGAGGGCCAGGGCAGCTCGGTCGTGGCCCGCGACGCACCGGGCGGCGGCTCGGGCGGCGGCTCCGGCTCCTCCTCCGGCGACGGCGGCGGCGACGACGGCTCGGACACCGCACAGTCGGACGGCGAAGGCGCCGGCTCCGGGTTCAAACTGGGCGCGCTCGCCGTCGCCGGGGCGGTCGTCGTCGTATGGGTGTTCAAACGCGCACTGCGCCGACCGTCGTCGTGA
- a CDS encoding ABC transporter permease — translation MSAVDLTVPATHGRLYWALADVWNIVRRGLIHYRRQPVNIAWQLGFPILSVLLYGYVFGSAMKVPGGGNYTDFLMPGMFVMTMAFGFINTATLVVYDSTKGVIDRFRSMPMASSAVVAGRGITDLVAACAELAIMMLTAFAMGWRPDGGFGFLAAFGLLLWLRFALIWIGVWLGLLVPNPEAAGGLFAVAFPLTMISSIFVAPELMPDWLGWVAVWNPISSTAAATRELFGTPVAGDTWVEQHALLMSGVWPVVVTLVFLPLAVRRFQKLSR, via the coding sequence ATGAGCGCCGTCGACCTGACCGTGCCGGCCACGCACGGCCGGCTGTACTGGGCCCTGGCCGACGTCTGGAACATCGTCCGCCGAGGTCTCATCCACTACCGGCGCCAGCCCGTCAACATCGCCTGGCAGCTGGGCTTCCCGATCCTGTCCGTCCTTCTCTACGGCTATGTCTTCGGCAGCGCCATGAAGGTGCCCGGCGGCGGGAACTACACGGACTTCCTGATGCCGGGGATGTTCGTGATGACGATGGCGTTCGGCTTCATCAACACCGCCACCCTCGTCGTCTACGACTCCACCAAGGGCGTCATCGACCGGTTCCGCTCCATGCCGATGGCGTCCTCGGCGGTCGTCGCCGGGCGCGGGATCACCGATCTGGTCGCCGCCTGCGCGGAGTTGGCGATCATGATGCTCACGGCGTTCGCCATGGGCTGGCGGCCGGACGGCGGCTTCGGCTTCCTCGCCGCCTTCGGGCTGCTGCTGTGGCTGCGGTTCGCGCTGATCTGGATCGGCGTGTGGCTCGGGCTGCTCGTGCCCAACCCGGAGGCTGCGGGCGGGCTGTTCGCCGTGGCCTTCCCGCTGACGATGATCTCCAGCATCTTCGTCGCGCCCGAGCTGATGCCCGACTGGCTGGGCTGGGTCGCGGTCTGGAACCCCATCTCCTCCACGGCGGCCGCCACCCGTGAACTGTTCGGGACGCCGGTGGCCGGCGACACGTGGGTCGAGCAGCACGCGCTGCTGATGTCGGGAGTGTGGCCGGTGGTGGTGACGCTGGTGTTCCTGCCGCTGGCGGTACGGAGGTTCCAGAAGCTGAGCCGCTGA
- a CDS encoding TetR/AcrR family transcriptional regulator, with amino-acid sequence MTRGKSSGNDAARGGTETSGGGDIGRTLELLWDTGRRPSRGPKPALTLDRIVEAAVRVADEEGLDAVSMRRVATELGTGTMSLYRYLPGKAELLDLMLDRVQRPSDDPADLGDGGWRSALEALGHATLALYRRHPWLLQVNQSRPILGPSALDGMEKMLARIKSMGLSDPELVSTLILVDNYVVGAARTQLYQAEVAGRTGLTDAEFWQAQLPTLEKVMASGRYPLLSGLSEDAFGQDFDHFEFGLQRILDGLEVLVARRAGGDVT; translated from the coding sequence ATGACAAGGGGCAAGAGCAGCGGGAACGACGCCGCCCGTGGCGGTACGGAGACCAGTGGCGGCGGCGATATCGGCCGCACCCTCGAACTGCTGTGGGACACCGGCCGGCGCCCCAGCCGCGGCCCCAAGCCGGCGCTGACGCTCGACCGGATCGTGGAAGCGGCCGTCCGGGTCGCGGACGAGGAGGGGCTGGACGCGGTGTCGATGCGGCGCGTGGCCACCGAGCTCGGCACCGGCACGATGTCCCTCTACCGCTATCTGCCCGGCAAGGCCGAACTGCTCGACCTCATGCTGGACCGCGTCCAGCGGCCCTCCGACGACCCGGCCGACCTCGGCGACGGCGGCTGGCGTTCAGCCCTGGAGGCCCTGGGCCACGCGACCCTCGCCCTCTACCGCCGCCACCCCTGGCTGCTCCAGGTCAACCAGTCCCGGCCGATCCTCGGGCCGAGCGCGCTCGACGGCATGGAGAAGATGCTCGCCCGCATCAAGTCCATGGGACTGAGCGACCCCGAGCTGGTCTCGACGCTCATCCTGGTCGACAACTACGTCGTCGGCGCCGCCCGGACCCAGCTGTATCAGGCGGAGGTGGCGGGCCGGACCGGGCTCACCGACGCGGAGTTCTGGCAGGCGCAGCTGCCGACGCTGGAGAAGGTCATGGCCTCCGGCCGCTATCCGCTGCTCTCCGGGCTCTCCGAGGACGCGTTCGGGCAGGACTTCGACCACTTCGAGTTCGGGCTGCAGCGGATCCTGGACGGGTTGGAGGTGCTGGTCGCGCGGCGGGCCGGGGGTGACGTCACATAG